In the genome of Candidatus Promineifilum breve, the window CCAGAGAAATGAAAAGCGTCGATCTCATTTTCACACGGGACGAGACACGTTTCATTGTCGGGATCAAATCAGGCCCTAATTGGGGCAACCAGGACCAGAAAGACAGAATGGCCGGCAACTTTAAGACAGCCAGGGCCATTCTCAGGGCTAAAGGGGAAACCTTGCCAATCGTTGCCGTTAACGGCTGTATGTACGGCGTTGACCAAGTCCCGTGGAAACCCAACAGCCATGACCCCGAACTTAGCTACTATAAATATTGCGGCCAACTGTTCTGGGAGTTTATTTCGGGCGACGAGATGTTGTATCTCAAATTGATCAGACCACTGGGCGAGGAAGCTAGGACGAGGAGCGATGCGTTCAACAAGCTATACCACGCCAAGATAAATGAGATGACCACCGAGTTCAGCAACAATTTCCTGGGTGAGGACAATCAGATAGATTGGAATAAGCTCATTCACTTTGTCTCGTCCAGTCCAAAACGAATGGCGGATTGATAGCGAACGCCGGGCTACCTATCGGCCGTCAGCAGCACCCTTATCCCCGACGGATCAACAACCCACAGCCCGGAGGCATCCTGCTCGAACAGGTAATTGGCCGCGTCCAGCCGCTCAGCAATGGCGCTCACCGCCGCCGCATCAGGCAGCACCAGCTCATACCACAACAACCGCGCCGCATCGGCCGGGGCGGGCGGCAGGTTTTCGCCGGTCCAGGTGTTGGCCCCCAGGTGGTGGTGATAGCCGTTGTACGACAGGAACGTCGCCGACGGCCCAAAGCGCAGCACCCGATCCAGCCCCAGCAGCCCGATATAGAACTGCTCCGTGGCCGCGATCGTCGCCACTTGCAGGTGCACGTGGCCGACGAACGTGCCGGGAGCCATGACGTGGCTGTCCGGCGGGCCGTTTAGCTCGGCCAGGATGCCGCGCGCGTCCAGCGGGTCGCTGGCCATGCGCAACTGTTGGCCGAGGTAGGGCCACTCGGCCCGCGGCCGATCGCGGTAGATCTCGATGCCGTGGCCATCGGGGTCGGTCAGATAGAGCGCCTCGCTCACCAGATGATCGGCCCAGCCGCCCAGCGCCCCGTCGATCGCCAGCAAATGATGCAGCGTGCGGGCCAAATCGCGGCGCGAGGGCACGAGGATGGCGAAGTGATAGAGCCCGGTCGCGCGCTGCACCGGCCGCGCTCCCGGTTGCCCGGTCAGCCACAGGAAGCCCACGTCGCCCGCGCCCAGGTGCGCCGTGTCGCCATCGCGCGCCAATAGCGTCAGGCCGATGACGTCCTCATAGTAGCGAATCGAACGATCGAGATCGGTCACGGCCAGGGCGACGCGGCCGATGTGGGGTGGGGGCATGGTTATCATATCCATCGTGATTCTCTGCGGCAGATGAAGTTACCCGGAATAGAACGCGGATGACGCGGATTGACGCGGATCAGAATCGAATCTTCTCTGATCCGTGTCAATCCGCCAAATCCGTGTCATCCGTGTTCTATCATTCTCTTAGGCCACTTCGGCCACCGGCTCGGCCACCTGGGCCAGTTCCAGTTCGATCTCGATGGTCACCTGCTCGCTGACCAGCCAGCCGCCGGCCTCCAGGGCCACGTTCCAGTTCAGCCCCCAATCCTTGCGGTTGATCGTCGTCTTGCCGGAGAAACCGGCGCTGCTGCCGCCCCACGGCCCCTTCATCACGCCCGAATACTCCACGTCCAGGGCGACTTCCTTGGTGAGGTCGCGGATGGTCAGGTCGCCGATCAGCTTGCCGCGCGTCGGGCTGTGCTGCTCCACGCGCTTGCTCTGGAAGGTCAACACCGGGTAAGCCTCGGCGTTGAGGAAATCGGGCGACTTCAGATGGGCGTCGCGCTGCGCGTCGCGGGTGTTGATGCTGTCGGCCTTGATGGCGACAGTGACGGTCGTAGCCGTCGGGTTGTTCTCGTCGAAGTTGACGGTTATGTCGGTGTCGGCGAACTCGCCGCGCACCTTGCTGATCATCATGTGGCGGGCCACAAAGTTTACGTGGGTGTGACTTTTATCTACTTGCCAGGCCATTTGGTATACTCTCCTCTACTGCGTGATTCGTAATGGTTTGTTTTGTTTCTTTTCTATGTGGACTTCAGTCCGCTTATGTGTTAGAATGATAGCGGACTTGAGTCCGTTTGTCAAGGGTTTTTGCTCGAAACCGAGTTTTTTCCTGAAAACTCGGTTTCTAGGTCGGAATACTAAGGTGAAAGAAACCGAGTATTCAAGAAAATACTCGGTTTCTAGACCACAGGATTAAGAGGAAAGAAACCGAGTTTTCAAGAAAAAACTCGGTTTCTAAGAACGGAAGGCATATGGATCGCATTGATTTAAACCCGGCGGGGGGCGTCGGGACAACGGAGCGCCACGAGCGGGCCGATGCCGCCGCCAATCGCGCCCTCATCCTGCGCACGGCCGAGCAGCTATTCCGCGAGCGCGGCGTCGCCAACGTGTGCATGGCCGAGATCGCCGAGGCCGCCGGCGTGGGCAAGGGCACCCTCTACCGCCGCTTCGCCAACAAGGGCGAGCTGTGCCTGGCCCTCATGGACACCCAGATGGCCGAGTTCCAGAACGCCATGCTGAACCTGTTCGCCGGTCTGACCGCTCAGGGCGTGCCCTACCGGCGGCAACTGGCCCGCTTTCTGACCGCCCTGGTCGAATTCACCGAGATGCACTCGCCGCTGCTGGTCGAGGTCGAGCGAGCGGGCATGATCCAGGGCGACCCGCGGCTGAACCTGCCCCACTTCTGGCAATACATCACCGTCAGCGCCCTGCTGCGCGCGGCGGCGCGGCAGGGGGAGCTGGCTCCCGGCCTCGACCTGGACTACCTGGGCGAGGCGCTCCTGGCCCCGCTCCACGTCGATACCTTCCGCTTCCAGCGCCACGTGCGCGGCTACTCCACCGAGCGCATTGCTGCCGGGCTTAGCTCGCTGGTCGAGTTGCTGGCTGGAAGAGAATGAATGAATTAGCCACGGATTTACACGGATTACACGGATTGACACGGAAAGAACGAATGAATTAGCCACGGATTGACGCGGATGACACGGATCAACACGGAAAGAATAGCCTACCAATCTAAGCATCCGTGAAAATCCGTGTAATCCGTGTCAATCCGTGGTGAAATCATTTTTCCCCCGTGGTGAAATTATTATCTTCTGGAGAAGCCTATGAACGACCGTATGATCCTGACCCCCTACTTCCTCGATGAATACGACCCAATCATCGCCGCGCTGGCCGGCGACGACTGGCGCGTGGTGACTCCCGACCTGCCCAACGGCGACCAATTGGCGCGGCTGAGCGCCATCCACCGCGCTCTGGCCGCCGAAGTGCGCGCCGCCCTGGCCGCCGGCGAGCGGCCGGTGTCGATTGCCGGTGACTGCTGCGCCACGTTGGGCGTGCTGGCCGGGCTGCAAGGGGCGGGGCAGGAGCCGGCGCTCGTCTGGCTCGACGCCCACGGCGACTTCAACACGGCCGACACCACCCCCAGCGGCTTCCTGGGCGGCATGCCCCTGGCGATGGCCGTCGGTCTGGGCGATCAGACGCTGGTCGAAGGCGCGGGCTTGCGGCCGTGGCCGGAGCCGAAGGTCATCCTCAGCGACGCCCGCGACCTCGACCCCGGCGAGCGCGACAACGTGGCCCGCGCGGCCATTCGCCACGTGCCCGATGTGGAGAGCTTGCTGCAACCCGGCGCGCTGCCCGACGGCCCGCTCTACGTCCACTTCGACGCCGACGTCATCGACCCGTCGGAGGCCCCGGCCATGACCTATGCTGCCCCCGGCGGCCCCGCATCGGAGACGGTGCGCGACGTATTGCGCAGCCTGAACGCCACCAACCGGCTGGCGGCCATCTCCGTCACCCTGTGGACGCCCGCACTCGACCACGACGGCGAAACGCGGGCCGTGGTGCAGGGGGCGATCAACGCGCTACTCGGCCGCTAACCTGCTGCCAGGTGCGACGCACTTTCTTAAGTGCGTTGCACCTGGCAGCCAGTCACGTTAGCAGAATAGCCTCTTATCCGTCCCCATCCGTCTTTTCCGCCTCATCCGTAGCCAATCCCTACTCCGCCATCACCGTCCCCGTCGGGAACGTATCGATCAACAGCCACGTCGCCGCGAACGCGCCGTTGTCGCCCACGGCCATCGTCTGGGCATAGCGGCCATCGACCACGAAGGCCGTTTCCTGACCGATGACACTCACGCCCGCGGACGTGATGTGCAGCCCTGCGCCCCGCTCCAGCCCCACGGCCACCGTCGCCGGGTCGGCCATGACGTGGCTGACCAGCCGCCCGTAGAGATAATCATAGAGCACGCGCGGCTCGATGACGGCATCGACCAGCCCCAACCCCGGGGCCATCGTCAGGTAGCCGTCGAGGAAGGTGTCGCTCGATTGGTACTCCACGTTGCCGCTGGTGGGCGAACGCTCGGCGGTCATGCTGACGCCCAGCGCGGCGGCGGCGGCGTTGTCGGCCAGCAGCACGCCGCCACTCGCCCACCACGCCTGCAGCGCGGCGGCCGACCCGCTCTCGACCATCCCGGCCACCAGTTCGGCCATCAGTTCCTGGTCGCGGCCGGTGAAGAAGATCGCCCCCGCGCCTTCCAGCCGCCCGGCCAGCGCCGCGAAATCGGTCGCCGGGGTCAGCGCCACCAGTTGCGGGCGGGCCTCCAGCCCCTGTTGCCGAAGCCGGTTGCGCCAGAAGCGAGCGAAGCCCAGCGCCGCCGGTTGGCGCGGCGCGGCCGACAGCACGATGACCGGCCCGCCGTTGTCGTTGGCCGCCGCCACGAAGGCCGTCACCACCTCGCCGCGCACGTCGTTGCCCACGTCGCCGCCGATGAACAACGCCCCCGCCCCGGCCGGGGCGATCAGGTGATCGAAGCTGCGCTCGCTGATGTCGGGCGCGTCCTGGGCCACACCATCGACCACCGGGCGGCGTGTCGTCAGGTCATAGGCGTAGGGCCCGGCGGGCAGGATGTGGTAGCCCACGTCGTGGATCGCCAGGATGGCCGCATCGCCCACATACTGGGCAGCGGCCGCCGCGCCATAGGTCTCGCCGTCGAGGGCGATGGCCGCGTACCAGCCGGCCACGTCGCGGGCCAGCCCGGTCTCGTCAATGACCCCGCCCGTGCCCCAGTCGTAGCCGACGGCCAGCTTGTCGCCCGGCTTTTCGACCATGGCCTGCAACAAGCGGGCGGTGCGGCCGCGCTCCAGCACGTGCTGGTCAATGACCGCCTGCGGCTGGCCGAAGATGAGGCCGCGCCGGTCGGTATCGTCGGGGCCATACCACAGATCGACCGCCCCCTGATGCAGCCCGTCCCAGGCGGAGTTGTTGCCCACGTAGCCAGCGATCATGTAGCGGCTGATGACCGCCGCCCCGGCGCTGTTGCCGCCCACGGCCGCGCCGTTGGCGAACCCAGCAGCCAGCGCCGCCTCCGATGGCGTGTTGGCGATGACCAGCATGGCGATGGCCTGGTCGCCGCCCAGAATGTAGAAGCCGTCCACCTCCAGCCCCAGTTCGGCCACGCGGTCGGGGTTTTCGGCGTCGCGGCGGATCATCATGTCCACGACCGTGGCCTCGCACGTCTGACCGCCGGCGGCGATGGCCGCGCACGCTTCCTCGATCTGCGCGGCGCGCGTCTGGGCCAGTTGCAGATTCTCCCGCCGCAGCCGCGGGCTGATGTCGAAGGCGTTGAAGTGATAGGTGATGGGCAGCACGCGAATCAACACGTGGCCGTCGCTGTCCTGTTCGGCCGCCTGGGCCGCGAACAGCATGAGCGTGTCCTCCTCGTAGCCCGCGCCGATGGGCACGAGCCGCGTCTCCCCCTCACCGGCCACCAGCCCCACCATGATCAATAAACCCGCCAGCGCGGCCAATACGGCCCACGCCCGCCAATTGCCCCACCATTTCTTGTGCATCGTGCCTCCGGTCCTGTGGTCTCAGCCTGATTGATAAAGATCGAATAATTAGCCACGGATTGGCACGGATTGGACGGATATACACGGATAAGAGGGTCAAGAGTGCAGTCATGCCGCGATTCAATCCGTTTAATCCGTCTAATCCGTGTCCATCCGTGGTTCATTATTTTCTGGACACATTATAGCCGCCATTTGTTGATATATGGATTACAATATCGTCCATGCCCGCCCAACCAACAACTTTATCGCTGGCGCAAATTAGCCGTCTGGCCGATGACCTGGCCCACTACTTGTGGCCGCTGTGGCAATGGCGGCCGGCGCTGCGCCAATTCAATCTGCGCGACGAAGTGCCGCTGGCCGACCTGCTGGTGCCGGCCATCGCCGCCTTTGCCGGGCGACTGATGACCCTGACCCCATCGACGGGGCAATTGGCACAACTGCCCACGGCCCTGGGCGATTTCTTCGGCAACCCGGACACGGCCGCGGCGCTGGATCACTACACCGACGGCGAGACCGAGGCGGCCGACGAATTACTGCACCTGCTCCTGGCCGCCGGGCTGGACGCCGGATTGCCGCTGCGCATCTACTTCAACGTGGCGCTCGATACGCTGCTGGCCGCGGTCGAGGCGTCTCTCCGGCACAACCCGCCCGGCCCATCGCCGGCCCAAGAGGCAGGTTCGCCACCCCTGCCGACGCTCTATGGCGACCTTTCGCCCTACCTGTTGGCCGACGTGGAGCGTTTGGTCATCGCTTATTACCGTGATGGCCTGAGCCGGGTCGAACTGGGCCAGGCCGTGGCCGCCGACGGCGCGACGGTGATCTACGAATGGGATGCCGCGCCGATGGGCGGCGGGCCGCCCGAAGAAATGGCCCAGAGCGCCGGGCCGGACGAGGGCTGGACGAGCGCGGAGCCGGGCGATCCGCTCGAATCGGGGGGCGAGTTCGCCACCGGCAACGGCGCGGGCGAGGAGCCGCCACCCCCACCACCCCCGCCGCCACCGCCGCCCCCGGCCGTGACCGAGCCGCAACCACCGCCGCCCGCCCCGCCGCCGCCCGCCCCGC includes:
- a CDS encoding PmeII family type II restriction endonuclease — translated: MIPSLLDYDALHEYVTQQVIEPYYSKRIETLRRLSLINNRVRQKALLNRKNPYLFRAKNIQTSGEFVQYALDGFLSSSEETLFGNLLEGLAIHICEQVFGGHKAPAREMKSVDLIFTRDETRFIVGIKSGPNWGNQDQKDRMAGNFKTARAILRAKGETLPIVAVNGCMYGVDQVPWKPNSHDPELSYYKYCGQLFWEFISGDEMLYLKLIRPLGEEARTRSDAFNKLYHAKINEMTTEFSNNFLGEDNQIDWNKLIHFVSSSPKRMAD
- a CDS encoding VOC family protein; translated protein: MPPPHIGRVALAVTDLDRSIRYYEDVIGLTLLARDGDTAHLGAGDVGFLWLTGQPGARPVQRATGLYHFAILVPSRRDLARTLHHLLAIDGALGGWADHLVSEALYLTDPDGHGIEIYRDRPRAEWPYLGQQLRMASDPLDARGILAELNGPPDSHVMAPGTFVGHVHLQVATIAATEQFYIGLLGLDRVLRFGPSATFLSYNGYHHHLGANTWTGENLPPAPADAARLLWYELVLPDAAAVSAIAERLDAANYLFEQDASGLWVVDPSGIRVLLTADR
- a CDS encoding YceI family protein encodes the protein MAWQVDKSHTHVNFVARHMMISKVRGEFADTDITVNFDENNPTATTVTVAIKADSINTRDAQRDAHLKSPDFLNAEAYPVLTFQSKRVEQHSPTRGKLIGDLTIRDLTKEVALDVEYSGVMKGPWGGSSAGFSGKTTINRKDWGLNWNVALEAGGWLVSEQVTIEIELELAQVAEPVAEVA
- a CDS encoding TetR/AcrR family transcriptional regulator; its protein translation is MDRIDLNPAGGVGTTERHERADAAANRALILRTAEQLFRERGVANVCMAEIAEAAGVGKGTLYRRFANKGELCLALMDTQMAEFQNAMLNLFAGLTAQGVPYRRQLARFLTALVEFTEMHSPLLVEVERAGMIQGDPRLNLPHFWQYITVSALLRAAARQGELAPGLDLDYLGEALLAPLHVDTFRFQRHVRGYSTERIAAGLSSLVELLAGRE
- a CDS encoding arginase family protein is translated as MNDRMILTPYFLDEYDPIIAALAGDDWRVVTPDLPNGDQLARLSAIHRALAAEVRAALAAGERPVSIAGDCCATLGVLAGLQGAGQEPALVWLDAHGDFNTADTTPSGFLGGMPLAMAVGLGDQTLVEGAGLRPWPEPKVILSDARDLDPGERDNVARAAIRHVPDVESLLQPGALPDGPLYVHFDADVIDPSEAPAMTYAAPGGPASETVRDVLRSLNATNRLAAISVTLWTPALDHDGETRAVVQGAINALLGR